A genomic segment from Geitlerinema sp. PCC 7407 encodes:
- a CDS encoding filamentous hemagglutinin N-terminal domain-containing protein yields the protein MQFINFIACLNSLGKRQFFIAGILCFSLVLDTNQKALAQIQPDNSLGSENSVVSPTLQIRGIPAVQIEGGAIRGDNLFHSFRAFNITEGTGAYFANPTGVLNIFSRVTGSDPSRIMGVLGVLGDANLFLLNPHGILFGPQARLDITGSLSASTGDRWLFDNGYTFSASSSQASPLLTISTPLGLQYGSVGSGRIMNAGTLSVGKDLSFVGGSVASSGQLNAPNGRVRVEAIAGDAEVRQLRARSAMLSASQDLTLVDSQLLTQIDLSLQAGNTVKMRDSPQNPLQIQAGGKLSVQGDQAIDIFALSHPESGLMAGGDLVLRSQNPVAGDAHYWAGGNFRIEQLDGTLGDLYSPYDPIIRASGDVSLSAYQGVSLHILAGGQVNIPRGVLITGADPDITRTINPFNNPTFRLPDGTLVNEASFNLPDGTPITINGSASPTLDIRAGTLATNGTDIDYGSGPAFILGPLPNIAAPATGADINIGDIVMQAPNGVIFLTNHYFPNPQLGGGDINIALNTIPTPPIPTGVGITSNGAGNNIRSLTINARQAININAPIDLSSTTGDAGNARLLAKTGIVVNRDILSNSAGTGKAGTLDFQAPAVTIQNGARVAADTTGPGNAGAIAIRNANQVTIRDGANVSVNTFGEGLGGRITVDARQLDLQNTGQLSAITGNPALPSNSGAGGAIELNVSDRVTLDRGFIFTSSNSLGRAGDLTVNTPQFTAQGGSLISASSLRSGQAGTITLNAPNGSVEFIGNNRSEIAPGNVVVPTTLSLGAFGNGAAGSLAITTGQLTIRDGAQVYGSVGAGSPRGGFAADVVVTASDSVRVAGTTPDGTLSSQLSADTFGSANAGILTINTPRLSVLGGGQISAGTTGSGEAGRLTVQSQQVQVSGQSNGGTPSRITFDSFGSGDAGGLTIQTSQLQVTQGGKISARAGGTGQGGVIDVMALGGLVQVDGVGSGLFFDSQGTGNARGIKITTGDLQIRNGGEVTVSSSGTGNAGDIQVESASVAIADGGQLTATIDAGRGGNIGVRAEDFLLTRGGQLSVSSKITGNAGNIQIAADTIQVTDKAQLTASINSGQGGNVSLDSRTLTLSNDALISVSGAESGTAGDVAVRAQQATVTQGGNLSATIRSGSGGNISLDVEELNVSDNGQISVSSSELGNAGNIRVNSGKVAIANGGSLNATINSGQGGNISVITGELTLANRGQISVSSNGSGDAGNIQVQADNIFMADGARIIATINSGQGGNISLIAKDSIRLRRDSDIRTNALGSGNGGNLFLEAGGLIFAVLSEDSDIIANAPEGRGGDITARAAGIFTFNNFQGEETPLSDFLNYGQQNGALNVDTQNPQPVPPLDDRLVGPDITPACAPNPAISSSTTGVAQFYQAGQGGVNPGPGNTVGSGGVQVPWGNIGAESDDASFGATEAQLSAIGAATDWRRNAKGEMVLVGPRSGSVLSFCQSGRRL from the coding sequence ATGCAATTTATTAACTTCATTGCTTGTCTCAATTCCTTGGGGAAACGGCAGTTCTTCATAGCAGGAATTCTGTGCTTCAGTTTAGTCTTAGATACTAACCAGAAAGCGTTAGCCCAAATTCAACCCGATAATAGTCTAGGCTCTGAAAATTCGGTCGTTAGCCCAACTTTGCAGATTCGCGGGATTCCTGCTGTGCAAATAGAAGGGGGAGCAATCAGAGGGGACAATCTGTTTCACAGCTTTCGAGCGTTCAATATTACCGAAGGAACAGGTGCGTATTTTGCCAATCCGACAGGGGTTTTGAACATTTTCAGCCGGGTGACAGGTAGCGATCCTTCTCGAATTATGGGCGTTTTGGGAGTTTTAGGAGACGCCAACTTATTCTTACTCAATCCTCACGGGATCTTATTTGGGCCACAGGCTCGTTTGGATATCACAGGCTCTCTGTCGGCCAGTACGGGCGATCGCTGGCTGTTTGACAATGGCTATACCTTTAGTGCCAGTAGTTCCCAAGCGTCTCCTCTGCTGACAATCAGCACTCCACTAGGGTTACAGTATGGTTCTGTCGGCTCAGGCAGGATTATGAATGCAGGTACCTTGAGTGTTGGTAAAGATTTAAGCTTTGTTGGTGGAAGTGTCGCGAGCAGTGGACAGCTCAATGCGCCAAATGGCCGCGTGCGAGTAGAGGCGATCGCAGGCGACGCAGAAGTAAGACAACTGCGAGCCCGTTCGGCAATGCTGTCTGCTTCCCAAGATCTCACTCTAGTGGACAGCCAGTTACTCACACAGATTGACCTCAGCCTGCAGGCTGGCAATACCGTCAAAATGCGAGATAGTCCGCAGAACCCTTTACAGATCCAAGCAGGTGGAAAACTGTCAGTCCAGGGGGATCAGGCGATCGATATTTTTGCTCTCAGCCATCCTGAGAGTGGGTTAATGGCTGGGGGAGACTTGGTATTGCGATCGCAGAACCCAGTGGCTGGAGATGCCCACTACTGGGCGGGCGGCAATTTCCGCATTGAGCAGCTAGATGGAACATTAGGAGATCTCTACAGCCCCTATGACCCGATCATTCGGGCTAGTGGTGATGTCAGTCTCAGCGCCTATCAAGGAGTCTCGCTTCACATTTTGGCCGGTGGCCAGGTGAATATTCCCCGTGGTGTTCTTATCACCGGTGCTGATCCTGATATCACTCGGACGATTAACCCATTCAACAATCCTACCTTTCGACTACCGGATGGCACTTTAGTTAACGAAGCCTCCTTTAACCTACCTGATGGTACCCCTATCACCATCAACGGCAGCGCATCTCCAACGCTTGATATTCGAGCAGGAACCCTCGCCACCAATGGGACCGATATTGATTATGGTTCTGGTCCGGCGTTTATTCTGGGTCCACTGCCCAACATTGCGGCTCCTGCAACGGGTGCAGATATCAATATTGGCGACATTGTGATGCAGGCACCCAATGGTGTCATTTTCTTGACTAATCACTACTTCCCCAATCCGCAATTAGGTGGAGGTGATATTAATATCGCGCTGAATACTATTCCAACTCCGCCAATTCCAACGGGAGTAGGTATTACCAGTAATGGAGCTGGTAATAACATTCGTTCATTAACCATTAATGCCCGCCAAGCGATCAACATCAATGCACCGATCGATCTGTCGTCGACTACAGGGGATGCAGGTAATGCCAGACTGCTGGCCAAAACAGGAATTGTCGTAAATCGCGACATTCTCAGCAACTCAGCCGGAACTGGCAAGGCAGGCACTCTTGATTTTCAAGCTCCTGCGGTCACGATTCAGAATGGCGCTAGAGTAGCGGCTGACACGACTGGTCCGGGTAATGCAGGGGCGATCGCCATTCGTAATGCCAATCAGGTAACCATCCGAGATGGTGCAAATGTTTCGGTAAATACCTTCGGGGAAGGGCTAGGCGGGAGAATTACCGTTGATGCGCGACAGCTAGATTTGCAGAATACAGGGCAGCTTTCGGCAATTACGGGAAATCCGGCTCTACCATCCAATAGCGGAGCTGGTGGAGCTATCGAGCTGAATGTGAGCGATCGCGTCACCCTAGATCGAGGGTTCATCTTTACCAGCAGCAACAGTCTTGGTCGTGCTGGAGATTTAACGGTCAACACTCCCCAATTTACAGCCCAGGGAGGTTCGCTGATTTCGGCTTCTAGCCTGCGCTCGGGGCAAGCTGGAACGATCACCCTCAATGCGCCCAATGGCTCTGTTGAGTTTATTGGTAACAACCGCTCTGAAATCGCTCCCGGTAATGTTGTGGTGCCAACGACTCTCTCTCTCGGCGCTTTTGGCAATGGAGCAGCGGGCAGTTTAGCCATCACAACAGGGCAACTGACCATTCGAGACGGTGCGCAGGTTTATGGCTCGGTTGGTGCGGGTAGTCCGAGGGGTGGGTTTGCCGCAGATGTCGTCGTGACTGCTAGCGACTCAGTCCGAGTTGCAGGAACAACCCCCGACGGGACTCTCTCTAGCCAGCTATCTGCGGATACGTTTGGCAGCGCTAATGCAGGGATTTTGACCATCAATACCCCGCGTTTGTCCGTGCTAGGTGGGGGGCAAATCTCTGCTGGAACAACTGGCTCTGGGGAAGCAGGACGATTAACCGTTCAGTCTCAACAGGTGCAAGTCAGCGGACAATCCAACGGGGGTACCCCCAGCCGCATCACCTTTGACTCTTTTGGATCTGGCGACGCTGGCGGGTTGACTATCCAAACCTCGCAGCTCCAGGTAACCCAAGGTGGAAAAATCTCTGCCAGAGCTGGAGGAACAGGTCAGGGCGGCGTGATTGATGTGATGGCGCTAGGGGGATTGGTGCAAGTAGATGGGGTGGGCAGCGGGCTGTTTTTTGATAGTCAAGGAACTGGAAATGCCCGAGGCATCAAAATCACCACAGGAGATTTGCAAATTCGCAACGGCGGAGAAGTAACGGTCAGCAGTAGCGGCACAGGAAACGCCGGAGATATCCAAGTCGAGTCAGCTTCCGTGGCGATCGCCGATGGAGGCCAGTTAACCGCCACCATTGATGCAGGCCGGGGCGGCAATATTGGCGTGAGAGCAGAAGACTTTTTGCTCACCCGTGGTGGACAGCTAAGCGTCAGCAGCAAGATAACTGGCAATGCAGGCAATATCCAAATTGCCGCTGATACGATTCAGGTGACTGATAAAGCGCAGCTGACTGCCAGCATTAACTCCGGGCAGGGCGGAAATGTCTCGCTTGATTCTAGAACTCTGACCCTGAGTAATGACGCTCTCATCAGCGTCAGCGGAGCAGAGTCTGGCACGGCTGGAGACGTTGCGGTCAGAGCACAGCAGGCAACGGTGACCCAAGGAGGCAACCTGAGCGCCACGATTCGGTCTGGGAGTGGTGGCAATATCAGTCTGGACGTTGAAGAGCTGAATGTTTCTGACAATGGGCAAATCAGCGTCAGCAGCAGCGAGCTGGGAAATGCCGGAAATATTCGAGTCAACTCAGGGAAAGTCGCGATCGCCAATGGCGGCAGCCTCAACGCCACGATTAACTCGGGTCAAGGCGGCAATATCTCTGTGATCACTGGAGAGCTGACTCTAGCCAATCGTGGGCAGATTAGCGTTAGCAGTAATGGCTCTGGAGATGCTGGCAATATCCAGGTGCAAGCAGACAATATTTTCATGGCCGACGGTGCTCGGATAATTGCCACGATCAATTCGGGTCAAGGGGGCAATATTTCTCTCATCGCTAAAGACTCGATTCGGCTGCGGCGGGACAGCGATATCCGCACTAATGCTTTAGGTAGTGGAAATGGAGGCAATCTATTTTTGGAGGCGGGCGGGCTCATCTTTGCTGTCCTCTCTGAGGATAGCGATATTATTGCGAATGCCCCTGAGGGCCGCGGGGGAGACATTACGGCACGCGCTGCGGGAATTTTTACCTTTAATAATTTTCAGGGTGAGGAAACGCCGTTGAGTGACTTTTTGAATTATGGACAGCAGAATGGAGCCCTAAACGTCGATACCCAAAATCCCCAGCCGGTTCCCCCGTTAGACGATCGCCTCGTTGGCCCAGATATCACACCCGCTTGTGCTCCTAACCCAGCGATTTCTAGCAGTACGACAGGGGTAGCTCAGTTTTATCAAGCTGGTCAAGGGGGCGTGAATCCTGGTCCAGGCAATACGGTCGGAAGTGGTGGGGTGCAGGTTCCGTGGGGCAACATTGGTGCAGAATCTGATGATGCAAGCTTTGGGGCGACAGAGGCGCAGCTGAGCGCGATCGGGGCCGCAACGGACTGGCGAAGAAACGCCAAGGGAGAGATGGTGCTGGTTGGTCCCCGCTCTGGCAGCGTACTTTCATTTTGCCAATCGGGTCGTCGTTTATGA
- a CDS encoding ShlB/FhaC/HecB family hemolysin secretion/activation protein, whose amino-acid sequence MGLELLAESPKAIAQIVAPPPADLRQPLPPTAPTPSAPSALPEAPSLETPENETPDSVSPSPEGEAAEETVKVARFQFEGNTVFSDERLNQELEKAGFLDQPLTFTDLYRVSYVIEQFYRREGYLTSGAFLPEEQPPLNPEQAVPIIQIFEGRVSEIRINGLQRLQPDYVRSRLALATNKPLHQPRLLEALQLLQLDPLISRISAELASGVEPGTNILNVTVREADTLNSRVFADNERSPSVGSSRRGVNLSEANLLGLGDGISVTYTNTQGSNAADLSYTLPLNARNGTLSLNYGDTDSQVIEEPFDALDITSRSKYYQVTLRQPLVLKPRNEFALGVTAVHTDNKTSLLGDPFALTPGANDQGETSVSALRFFQEYTHRSRDQAVALRSQFSFGLDALGSTINKRSPDSRFFSWRGQAQWVKLLGRPTTNLPVAPTLLVRGDIQLADRPLLSVEQFGLGGLGTVRGYRQDALLTDSGAFASAEVRLPVAQIPKWQTAVQVIPFIDAGIGWNQGNRLNSDPDHLAAIGLGLQLLQGDNFRARLDWGIPLIRVDSSKRTWQENGLYFSVEFNPF is encoded by the coding sequence ATGGGGTTAGAGTTACTGGCTGAGTCACCCAAGGCGATCGCTCAAATCGTTGCGCCGCCGCCTGCTGACTTACGCCAACCGCTGCCGCCCACTGCCCCTACGCCCAGTGCTCCCTCTGCGTTACCCGAGGCACCGTCTTTAGAGACTCCGGAGAATGAAACCCCTGATTCAGTCTCTCCGAGTCCTGAAGGAGAAGCAGCAGAAGAAACGGTGAAAGTGGCTCGCTTCCAATTTGAGGGAAACACGGTCTTCTCCGATGAACGGCTGAACCAGGAACTAGAAAAGGCTGGTTTTCTAGATCAGCCACTCACATTTACTGACTTATATCGGGTGAGTTATGTGATCGAGCAGTTCTATCGTCGTGAGGGCTACCTGACTAGTGGAGCCTTTCTTCCAGAAGAACAACCTCCTCTCAACCCTGAGCAGGCTGTGCCCATCATCCAAATTTTCGAAGGACGGGTCAGCGAGATCCGAATCAACGGCTTGCAGCGGCTCCAGCCTGATTATGTTCGCTCGCGTTTGGCACTGGCAACGAACAAGCCCTTGCATCAACCCCGACTGTTAGAGGCTTTGCAGTTACTACAACTGGATCCCTTAATTTCGAGGATCTCAGCAGAGTTGGCTAGTGGTGTAGAACCTGGCACAAATATCCTCAATGTCACAGTGCGAGAGGCAGACACGCTCAATAGCCGAGTCTTTGCGGATAATGAGCGATCGCCCAGTGTCGGCAGTAGTCGGCGCGGCGTGAACCTCTCCGAGGCCAATCTCCTGGGCCTCGGAGATGGGATCAGCGTGACATATACCAATACCCAAGGCAGTAACGCAGCAGACCTGAGCTATACTCTTCCTCTCAATGCGCGCAATGGCACCCTAAGCCTCAACTATGGTGATACTGATAGTCAGGTCATCGAAGAACCGTTTGATGCTTTAGATATCACCTCCCGCTCCAAGTACTATCAAGTCACACTGCGCCAACCCTTAGTGCTCAAGCCTCGCAATGAGTTTGCCCTAGGTGTAACAGCGGTTCATACGGACAACAAGACTTCTTTGCTGGGAGACCCTTTTGCCCTTACGCCAGGCGCTAATGATCAAGGAGAGACAAGCGTCTCCGCATTGCGTTTTTTTCAGGAATATACCCATCGCAGTCGCGATCAAGCCGTTGCGTTGCGATCGCAATTTAGCTTTGGTCTCGACGCTCTAGGATCGACTATCAATAAGCGATCGCCCGACAGCCGCTTTTTTTCCTGGCGCGGACAAGCACAATGGGTAAAGCTGTTGGGTCGCCCGACGACCAACCTCCCTGTAGCGCCTACTTTACTAGTCCGTGGCGACATTCAGTTAGCCGATCGCCCTCTACTCTCTGTAGAGCAGTTTGGCTTGGGCGGATTAGGGACTGTGCGAGGCTATCGTCAAGATGCTTTGCTGACCGATAGTGGAGCCTTTGCCTCGGCAGAAGTTCGTTTGCCGGTTGCTCAGATCCCAAAGTGGCAGACAGCCGTCCAAGTGATTCCATTCATCGATGCAGGAATAGGCTGGAATCAAGGAAATCGCCTTAATTCTGATCCGGATCATTTGGCTGCTATCGGTTTGGGGTTACAACTACTTCAGGGTGATAACTTTAGGGCTCGTCTAGACTGGGGTATTCCTTTAATCAGGGTGGATTCAAGTAAGCGAACATGGCAAGAAAACGGGCTATATTTCTCGGTCGAGTTCAATCCTTTCTAG